The sequence AGCTCTTCTGATGGACCTTCACCAGCTCCACCACCATGCTGCCCAGCACAGAGAGAACGGCCATGTTACACTCACCCAGCGTAGAGAGAGCGGGGCCATTTtacactcacccagcacagagagagaggccatgctacactcacccagcacagagagagcagccattttacactcacccagcacagagagagcggCCATGTtacactcacccagcacagagagagcggccattttacactcaaccagcacagagagagcggccattttacactcacccagcacagagagagaggccatgctacacacacccatacagaaccaaatgcagcacacacactgctacacagtcactctgcagcacgtagacacacacacacacacacacacacctgtcaatGTAGGACTGAGTGAGCAGGTCCAGGGTGCAGGTGTCAGGGCGGTACACCACCAGAGAGCAGGCCTCCACAGCCAGGTGTGTTTTCAGGGCCCGATTCACCTGTAACATCctcaacatcaccaccacacaGCCAcctgctcacgcacacacagaaactccgCATACAACACACGAGGCCTATCCACAATCCCTCACTATACAGTGTATAGAAAGTGCAGCACGTATACgggcctgtttcacagacaCGGATTAAGCCTAGTCTAGGACTCATCTCAATTCTGAATGAAGATCATCCGTACAATATTAAATTTAGTCTGGAATACGCCTAaccatgggggcgacatggctcaggcagtaagagcagtcgtctggcagtcggagggttgcccgttcgatcccccgcccgggctgtgtcgaagtgtccctgagcaagacaccaaacccccaaatgctcctgacgagctggtcggcgcctcgcatggcagccaatcgccgtcagtgtgtgagtgtgtatgaatgggtgaatgagaagcatcaattgtacagcgctttggataaaagcactatataaatgccagccatttaacCCAATTTAGTCTGTGAATACGCCTAATCTGAGTCCGTGAATCCGGCCCTATATCGTTTGCTAAAAGGGTCATTCAAGGCCGTGTGTCCTCTGGGTGCTGTTCGAACACCCAGCGTTCAGCAGTTTCACCCACCTCTCTGAGAAACGCCGGATTCAACCTGGACAGGATCTGGTGAGGGAAGCCCAGCTGGCAGATGAGGGCGTGGATGTTGAGGGCCACCTCCCGGGCGGTGAGTGACCTCATGGGGTAGGCCTCCACCCATTTGGAGTAGAGGTCCATCACGGTCAGGATGTGCGTGTGCCCGTCGTGGGTGAGCGGCAATGGCCCCTTCACGTCCAGACAGAGCCACTGCCACCTCAAGCCCATCTGAGGACCGGCAGCAACAAtgtcagggcggcctgtagcgtagtgtttaaggtgcgtgactgggacatgcaaggtcggcggttcaatccccggtgtagccacaataagatcaataagcaaggcccttaaccctgcattgctccaggggaggattgtctcctgcttagtctaatcaactgtatgtcgctctggataagagcttctgccaaatgccaataatgtaatgtaatataatgtcatgtcaGCTTCAACCTTTTATTACAGGGCTGTCAATCTCAATGTTCTTACACCAGGGAGGAATGCACAGCAAGGGCtaatccgcttcaggatttagtgccaacttctgctcttaattattaaaTCAGCTCAATTAaatcttgatcagacatttgtatgtgcaccagctacagctgcagactgctagtgtgtcctaaagatttcactgtgctcaagtacgGTAACataatttctagagctgtcagaaaaatacatgaagaTAATTTATTTGAACCGAAGTTGTGCACCCGTCTTTCACCATCATTAACAGACGGTTACCGACCTATCGCCTATGTCTCTGACCTAGTCCACCTGGAGCACGGGGATGGGGTGGCCGTTTCTTAATCACAACATTAGCCTATTTTCTTTCACAAATGAACTTGAATGGGACTGTGTGAACAGTACAATGCTTGCAAGATGTGAAATGCATCTTGCAATGTACATCTTTCCCCATCCGCATTCAGCGGCAGACTCCCACGTTCAGTGTCAATTAACACAAGATGAGCAGTTAATGAGTAGAGAGCAGTCCTGAGTCCATGGTCTCATATTCAGAGCACTTACCTGGATGGGCGGAGATGGACCCTTCTTCATGTCATCACTGTTCATCTGAGGGGACAAGATTACCCCACCTTTAAAAGGCTCACAGTGAATATGTCGTGCCTTTTTTAAGATACCCCATCGGAGGCTCCCATTGGTCACTCAACATTACCTTTTCCCAAGTGCCTTCAGCCCATTGGATGCTctgtaaaaataatgaataaattcaGACATTTTGGAAAGAATTAGATGACACTACAGTCTTTTAGAGTTGAGCACGCAAGCTTTAATAaagggcttttattttgaaaacgtACCCCCGACAGACAGTAATGTTCGTGGAGGCGGCTGGGGTGGCACGGGGTCCCGTCCACGAGGACTGGCACATCCGTGACATCACAGGCTGACGGACTGGGAACGTGCATTACTGGTATCCTTCAAAACAGACAGTTAAAGTAAGTATCACAAGGTTTTGTACAGGTGAACAGTCAACCAGTAAAAGAGTAAACTGGTTATCCCAGCCACTGCGAGGAGTGCTATGTGCTACTAAGACCATGAATATGGACGCATATATGCACCAAAACTCAAACGAAAAGGCACATCGGCAATGTAGTTTTCATTCAACATGCgcagaaacaatgacatgattCAAATGAGAAAGTTAAAGCACACTCCCATACACTAAAACCATGGTTACAGCCAAATCTCTCAGACTGGCTGATCTGTTTCAGATCCTTACTTTCACCAAGACTCTAAGGTAATGATAACTAAGTTTCCATTGCCTTCAGTTTCTGCAGGAAGAAGCCACCAACTGCATACAATTACAAATGATCAACTTATTATCTTCAGTTGGGTTAAAACTTTGAAAATAGTACTTTCCGGCATATTGTGCCTTCCTGCACCTGTGGCATACGCTGATGATACCCACAGGAACAGTGGGACATACAAGTAGAAATATTTCAGCTAACTGCACAACAACATGCAGTCACAAAATAGGAAAACTAGGTAAATGTTCCCTCAGCCTATTTTTTTAACTCACAGAAGAGCTCAAATCTAAACAGAATTTAGTAGAAAGTGTGTTTTTAACATTTGCCTTTTGCTCAGGCATGCAAACATTTTACTGCATTAAATTACATCTAAAACCAATCATAACTCACCAATTATGGCTGCATGAATCTCATTAAAAATACTACTTCAAGGAAATAGTCACATGTTGGTTGGCATATGTCCACAGTAGTTGACATAACACTATTATAAGTGTTATGTCTCATGAAGGCGCAAGCTTAACTGTTTTCCCTCCGCAGAAGAACTCTCTTCAGTTCCACAGCCGGCGTTTTCATTTCCTGCTACACCAAGGAAGACATGGGAAAAGAACTTTACAACCTGAGTAAATGTAGAATAATGATGAATAAAACCTGAATTATGTTGCCAATACGAAACACAGCAAAGAATACTTACCATTAAGACCTGCCGTCTGTTTAATTATTTCTGGTGGCTGCTGCTccttaagacaaaaaaaaaaagaagaagaaaacttTGAATACATTATTGTAAAACCGAATCCATGGTGAATTTTAGGAGATATACACAGTCTAAAGCAGACCTTGGGTATTTATAACCACTGCAGTGGGCATGCTGTTCGCAGACTGCATTAATTTCAGGAGCTGTCCATTATCCTAATTACTCTGGTTAACTTGAGCTTTCAGTTTACATCAGGCCAAACTATTCACTCGCACGAGTTAAGATAATAACTTAATGCCAGACTGAGCAAATAACTTCTGAAGTGTGGATAACATGGCTGTTACCTGCCAGCAGCCTTCAGCTCCACTGTCGTTAAATCCGCTTTGGGTTCAACTACTTTCCCTGAGGTTTTGAATATCTAAATTTGGAAAGCTTAATCTGAATACCACAATAccacttaattttttttcacaCTTGAATTTGAGGGTTGTTTAAGGTTTACATGTCTTGGAAGGTATTAACTTAAGATGATACGTTTAAGAAGTAAAagttgagggaaaaaaaaaaacactcaagaATATAAGCTGGGAAATACTAAATGTTGCGGTTATGTCCGAAATGTACTACATGCACAGAAGAATATTAATTGCCTCTGAAATGGACAGCCTATGTTACACAGAAGAACTGCAAATGATAAAATCTGTGGGAAAATGATGGGACTGAAGTCTCCTTTAACTTCTCCCCCCCATAAAACTTGAGTACATTTGTAATCGCATTGCATAATTTTCTGACAGCAGCCACCTTCAGACTTGTATttgtattgattgattgatctgATTTATTAATTGATTGACTGATCGATTGATTGTATTCAGAGCACTTACCTCGTTGTCCATCGATGGACCATCCAACAAATTCTCACTGCTCGCCTTTGGTGAATTGAAGAGCACAAAATAATTCAGCAAGTCAGATTCAAAGCCCAAACGGCAAAAGCCTCACAGTGAATATTTCAGGGGCCTTTTTAAATTGTTGAAATCCTGCATAGGGAGCTCCCATCTCTCACACAACATACCTTTTTCCAAGCATCCTCAGCCCACTGAATGCTCTGTAAAATGTACAcacaataacatttcaaatgagaaattctgaaatgacaCTGCCATCGTTTAGAGTTGAACACGCGCGTTTGAATGAAGCGCTCGTTCGGAACGTACCCCAGACCGACAGTAATTCTCATGCAGGCGGCTGGGATGCAACGTGGTCCGTTCCACAAGGACCGGCAGAGCGGATACGTTACTGGCTGATGGACTGGCAATGTCTTCTACCGGTGTCCTTAAGAACAGACGGTTAATGACAGTTAAGGTGGCATGAACCTAATTTCAAAATACTAATTCTTATAAACACTGAGGTCAAATCCTGTTTGGCAAATGTAGGCAGTAGTTGATATAACGCTGTATTATAAGAGCTTTTGCATGAAGGCGCAAGCTTAACTGGTCTCCCTCCGCCGATGAAGAACTCTGTTCAGTTCCACAGCTGGTGTTTTCTTTCCCCACTATATCTGGGAAACACAGACATGGTAAACAACTTTACAACCTGAATAGATGTAAAATAATGCTAAATAAAACCTGAATTATCATTTCACGCTCCCCGATTACGGCAATGAATACTTACCACTTGGTCTTTTTGCGGCTTTACCCGTTTCCGAAGGCTGCTGGCCCTTCAAATACACATTTGCTGATTAAATTGCTGTAAAACCCAAGCCATAGGGTCATTCCGTAAAAAATCAACAAGAGGTGTGGGGGGTGACCGCTCAAATTTCggtcaaactttgtgtaaatattatttacAAATTCAGTAGAGAACAAGATTTGGATTTGTCATTCAATagatattggctcttaaaaTGGGGAGGGGTTTTGGAGCATCATCCGTACTTGTGGTACGTATAAAGAGCAGGTGGGGTCTCAGTTGCGTGACCAACAACACTTACTGCATAGGTTAGCACCATCAAGAACACAGAATATTAAATAGCATCTGAAATGGGCACCATATCTTTAACGGcagaagtgcaaatcaaacaaacaaagcaatatttttaataaagtttGTATGGCTCACCAAAGCACTGGCTGGAACTGATGGATTCGGTGCCTGTGGAAAAATTGATCAGCTTTAGCCTTTAACTCCCTTCAAAACCCGAGTATGTTTGCAATCACATTGCAGTAAATAATCACGTCGATATTTTCCA is a genomic window of Conger conger chromosome 19, fConCon1.1, whole genome shotgun sequence containing:
- the LOC133119184 gene encoding uncharacterized protein LOC133119184; the protein is MSCNCVVPGCDTMNKMRSNLLFHGFPTGNSRLCKLWLVAMGYMPTDKQMMRKVCSDHFLKCDYKHTRRTKGVKLKQTAVPSISPQITVPSSRTGAVAPNPSVPASALGQQPSETGKAAKRPSDIVGKENTSCGTEQSSSSAEGDQTPVEDIASPSASNVSALPVLVERTTLHPSRLHENYCRSGSIQWAEDAWKKASSENLLDGPSMDNEEQQPPEIIKQTAGLNAGNENAGCGTEESSSAEGKQIPVMHVPSPSACDVTDVPVLVDGTPCHPSRLHEHYCLSGSIQWAEGTWEKMNSDDMKKGPSPPIQMGLRWQWLCLDVKGPLPLTHDGHTHILTVMDLYSKWVEAYPMRSLTAREVALNIHALICQLGFPHQILSRLNPAFLREVNRALKTHLAVEACSLVVYRPDTCTLDLLTQSYIDSMVVELVKVHQKSWDVQLPASLLSLRCREHPSTHYSPFYMLYYREPCTDQSGSRPQPLVEDQLDEERTPTKSPRRAQGQGSQLSGAHTAEPTSALDLQDVEEVLVVQCERCSEWAWVPQTEETAVYTCGTCRKVTQRRGETPPKPEGARSPPRTGPTRAVK